One Pseudomonas sp. FP1742 genomic window carries:
- the msrQ gene encoding protein-methionine-sulfoxide reductase heme-binding subunit MsrQ, with translation MRYPFWRIGVFIAAAIWPLLWLYQAWADVLGPDPGKVLVDRLGLGTLVLLLITLSMTPLQKLTGWSGWIAVRRQLGLWCFAYVMLHLSGYTAFILGFDWSQLGIELRKRPYIIVGALGFVCLLALAVTSNRYSQRRLGARWKKLHRLVYVILGLGLLHMLWIVRADLKEWVVYTSIGALLLVLRLPSVTRRIPRLIAKKAPSARKA, from the coding sequence ATGCGATATCCGTTCTGGCGTATCGGCGTCTTCATCGCCGCCGCGATTTGGCCGCTGCTTTGGTTGTATCAGGCCTGGGCGGATGTGCTGGGGCCTGATCCTGGAAAGGTACTGGTTGACCGTCTCGGGCTGGGGACGCTTGTCCTGCTTCTTATTACATTAAGCATGACCCCTTTGCAGAAGCTCACCGGTTGGTCGGGGTGGATAGCTGTCCGACGGCAGTTGGGGTTGTGGTGTTTCGCCTATGTGATGCTGCATTTAAGCGGTTACACGGCGTTCATCCTTGGCTTTGATTGGTCGCAATTGGGTATCGAGTTGCGCAAGCGGCCGTACATCATTGTTGGAGCGCTGGGGTTTGTCTGTTTGTTGGCGTTGGCAGTCACTTCCAATCGTTATAGTCAGCGGCGTTTGGGAGCTCGCTGGAAGAAGTTGCACCGACTGGTCTATGTGATTCTCGGGCTTGGGTTGCTGCATATGTTGTGGATCGTCCGCGCCGATCTGAAAGAGTGGGTCGTCTATACCTCTATAGGTGCATTGCTATTAGTACTGAGATTGCCGTCGGTAACCCGTCGAATCCCGCGTTTAATAGCCAAAAAGGCGCCGTCTGCGAGAAAGGCGTAA
- the msrP gene encoding protein-methionine-sulfoxide reductase catalytic subunit MsrP, protein MLIKVPKTSDCHESDVTPESFYLSRRSVLGAAVAGLAVSSLPRWASADDAARYADVEPGKAPSWFAEKLPSTKWGAVNVKDEAITPFKDATHYNNFYEFGTDKGDPATNAGALKTEPWSVVVDGEVGKPGRYALEDFMKPYQLEERIYRLRCVEAWSMVIPWIGFPISALLKEVEPTSKARFIRFETLQDPKSMPGQRSGFALIDWPYVEGLRLDEAMNPLAILAVGMYGRELPNQNGAPLRLVVPWKYGFKSIKSIVRISLVSEQPKTTWQSIASDEYGFYANVNPTVDHPRWTQARERRLPSGLFKPNVRDTQMFNGYADEVASLYAGLDLRKNY, encoded by the coding sequence ATGCTGATCAAAGTCCCCAAAACGTCTGACTGTCACGAGTCGGACGTCACGCCTGAATCTTTCTACCTTTCCCGTCGCAGTGTATTAGGTGCCGCCGTTGCCGGTTTGGCTGTGAGCAGTCTGCCGCGTTGGGCGAGTGCCGACGACGCTGCGCGTTATGCCGATGTCGAGCCTGGCAAGGCGCCATCCTGGTTTGCCGAAAAGCTTCCTTCTACCAAATGGGGGGCGGTCAACGTCAAGGACGAGGCGATCACACCTTTCAAGGATGCGACCCACTACAACAACTTCTATGAGTTCGGTACCGACAAAGGTGATCCCGCGACTAACGCCGGAGCCCTGAAAACCGAACCATGGAGCGTGGTGGTGGACGGGGAGGTGGGTAAGCCGGGGCGGTATGCGCTGGAAGACTTCATGAAGCCTTATCAACTGGAAGAGCGTATCTATCGTCTTCGCTGTGTGGAGGCCTGGTCAATGGTCATTCCGTGGATCGGTTTTCCCATTTCGGCCTTGCTCAAAGAAGTCGAGCCGACGTCCAAGGCCAGATTCATTCGCTTCGAAACCTTGCAGGATCCCAAGAGTATGCCCGGACAGCGTTCCGGTTTTGCCCTGATCGATTGGCCTTATGTAGAAGGTTTGCGTCTGGATGAGGCGATGAATCCGTTGGCGATTCTTGCTGTAGGCATGTACGGGCGTGAGCTGCCCAATCAGAACGGTGCGCCGTTGCGTCTGGTGGTGCCGTGGAAGTATGGCTTCAAGAGCATTAAATCCATCGTGCGAATCAGTCTGGTCAGTGAGCAACCGAAAACCACCTGGCAGAGCATTGCCTCGGATGAGTATGGCTTTTATGCGAACGTGAACCCGACAGTCGACCATCCGCGTTGGACGCAGGCACGGGAAAGGCGTTTGCCGAGCGGTCTGTTCAAGCCTAATGTGCGGGATACGCAGATGTTCAACGGCTACGCAGATGAAGTCGCTTCTTTATATGCTGGGCTCGATCTGCGGAAGAATTACTGA
- the pssA gene encoding CDP-diacylglycerol--serine O-phosphatidyltransferase, giving the protein MSERPEEPKQASDAESLLPIDEHIEEGHDAEGRKVRHRGIYLLPNLFTTANLFAGFYSIINSMSAQSALSAGDAIGASKYFAFAAIAIFVAMVLDGLDGRVARMTNTQSAFGAEYDSLSDMVAFGVAPALLAFGWALGDMGKVGWMVAFIYVAGAALRLARFNTQVGTADKRYFIGLASPAAAGVVAGIVWAFSDYGIQGSKMSFLVALMVAAAGMLMVSNIKYNSFKELDLKGRVPFVAILAVVLVFAVVFSDPPRILLLVFLAYAASGPVQYLLRLRRHKKAE; this is encoded by the coding sequence ATGAGCGAACGTCCCGAAGAGCCAAAGCAGGCTTCTGACGCCGAAAGCCTTCTGCCTATCGATGAGCACATCGAAGAAGGGCATGACGCTGAAGGCCGTAAAGTCCGGCATCGTGGTATCTATCTTTTGCCGAATCTGTTCACCACTGCGAACCTCTTCGCAGGGTTCTATTCCATCATCAACTCGATGAGTGCCCAGAGTGCCTTGAGTGCCGGTGATGCGATCGGTGCGAGCAAGTATTTTGCATTTGCCGCGATCGCGATTTTCGTCGCCATGGTGCTCGACGGCCTCGACGGCCGCGTTGCCCGCATGACCAATACCCAAAGCGCCTTTGGTGCCGAGTACGATTCGCTGTCGGACATGGTTGCCTTTGGTGTCGCGCCGGCGCTGCTGGCGTTCGGTTGGGCGCTGGGCGATATGGGCAAGGTTGGCTGGATGGTCGCCTTCATCTATGTGGCGGGTGCGGCGTTGCGTCTGGCGCGATTCAATACTCAGGTCGGCACCGCGGACAAGCGCTACTTCATTGGTCTGGCCAGTCCGGCTGCGGCGGGTGTGGTTGCGGGGATTGTCTGGGCGTTCAGCGATTACGGCATTCAGGGTTCCAAAATGTCGTTCCTGGTTGCGCTGATGGTCGCAGCCGCGGGCATGCTGATGGTCAGTAACATCAAGTACAACAGCTTCAAGGAGCTGGACTTGAAAGGGCGCGTTCCCTTTGTCGCGATCCTGGCGGTGGTATTGGTATTCGCCGTTGTGTTCAGTGATCCACCGCGCATCCTGCTGCTGGTATTCCTCGCCTACGCGGCTTCCGGACCGGTCCAGTACCTGTTGCGCCTTCGTCGGCACAAAAAAGCCGAGTGA